From a region of the Sander lucioperca isolate FBNREF2018 chromosome 8, SLUC_FBN_1.2, whole genome shotgun sequence genome:
- the lrrc3 gene encoding leucine-rich repeat-containing protein 3: MQDLAGPDMPRKFPIFDGFALLWWGLLFGLFIARAEVTACPTTCHCIDKSGMTVVQCMSRNLENIPSDLPRDTVVLLLASNHITHIPSHAFRELHYLQELDLSNNDIETVDLGAFQGVSDSLLVLDLSNNHIQSVPKEAFARLHAKISLSNNPWHCECTLQEVLRELRLDPETVNEVICHTAVQEEYAGKSIIQVLDSGINFCNFHHKTTDVAMFVTMFGWFTMVIAYVIYYVRHNQEDARRHLEYLKSLPSSSQISKDFDTISTVL, from the coding sequence ATGCAAGACTTAGCAGGGCCTGATATGCCCAGGAAATTCCCTATCTTTGATGGCTTTGCACTCTTGTGGTGGGGCTTGCTCTTTGGGTTATTCATTGCGCGTGCAGAAGTGACTGCTTGTCCCACGACTTGTCACTGTATCGACAAGAGCGGCATGACCGTGGTCCAATGTATGTCTCGCAACCTGGAGAACATCCCGTCAGATCTTCCGAGAGATACCGTTGTCCTACTTTTGGCATCCAACCACATTACCCACATCCCAAGCCACGCCTTCAGAGAACTGCACTACCTTCAGGAGCTGGACCTGTCCAACAATGACATCGAGACTGTGGACCTCGGAGCTTTCCAAGGCGTTTCGGACAGCCTCCTTGTCCTGGATCTATCAAACAATCACATTCAAAGTGTCCCCAAAGAGGCCTTTGCACGTCTACATGCTAAAATCAGCCTGTCGAACAACCCGTGGCACTGCGAGTGCACGCTGCAGGAGGTCCTGAGGGAGCTGCGGCTGGACCCCGAGACAGTCAACGAGGTGATTTGCCACACGGCGGTGCAGGAGGAGTACGCGGGCAAATCCATCATCCAGGTGCTGGACTCAGGGATCAACTTTTGCAACTTCCACCACAAGACCACCGACGTGGCCATGTTCGTCACCATGTTCGGTTGGTTCACCATGGTGATCGCGTACGTCATCTACTATGTGCGACACAATCAGGAGGACGCCAGGAGGCACCTGGAGTACCTCAAATCACTGCCGAGCAGCTCTCAGATCAGCAAGGACTTTGACACCATCAGCACTGTTCTCTAG